A section of the Brienomyrus brachyistius isolate T26 unplaced genomic scaffold, BBRACH_0.4 scaffold47, whole genome shotgun sequence genome encodes:
- the mab21l2 gene encoding protein mab-21-like 2 produces the protein MIATQAKLVYQLNKYYNERCQARKAAIAKTIREVCKVVSDVLKEVEVQEPRFISSLSEIEARYEGMEVISPNEFEVVLYLNQMGVFNFVDDGSLPGCAVLKLSDGRKRSMSLWVEFITASGYLSARKIRSRFQTLVAQAVDKCSYRDVVKMVADTSEVKLRIRERYVVQITPAFKCTGIWPRSAAQWPMPHIPWPGPNRVAEVKAEGFNLLSKECYSLTGKQSSAESDAWVLQFSEAENRLLMAGCRKKCLSILKTLRDRHLELPGQPLNNYHMKTLLLYECEKHPRETDWDESCLGDRLNGILLQLISCLQCRRCPHYFLPNLDLFQGKPHSALEAAAKQTWRLAREILTNAKSLDKL, from the coding sequence ATGATAGCCACACAGGCGAAGCTTGTTTACCAGCTCAACAAATACTACAACGAGAGGTGTCAGGCTCGTAAAGCGGCCATCGCCAAGACTATCCGGGAGGTATGCAAGGTGGTATCGGACGTCTTGAAAGAGGTCGAGGTGCAGGAGCCGCGATTCATCAGCTCTTTGAGTGAGATCGAGGCACGTTACGAGGGGATGGAGGTTATCTCCCCGAATGAGTTCGAAGTGGTGCTTTACCTGAACCAGATGGGTGTTTTCAACTTTGTGGATGATGGGTCCCTGCCGGGATGCGCAGTCTTAAAGCTGAGCGACGGGCGCAAAAGAAGCATGTCACTTTGGGTAGAGTTCATCACTGCCTCGGGGTACCTCTCGGCTCGAAAGATCAGATCAAGATTTCAGACTCTGGTGGCACAAGCCGTGGATAAATGCAGCTACCGTGACGTTGTCAAGATGGTAGCAGACACCAGCGAAGTGAAACTAAGGATCCGAGAGAGGTACGTCGTTCAGATCACCCCCGCTTTCAAATGCACCGGCATCTGGCCTAGAAGCGCGGCGCAGTGGCCCATGCCTCACATCCCCTGGCCGGGTCCTAATCGGGTGGCAGAGGTCAAAGCCGAAGGTTTCAATCTGCTTTCTAAAGAGTGCTACTCGTTAACCGGAAAGCAGAGCTCCGCCGAGAGCGACGCCTGGGTCTTGCAGTTCAGCGAAGCCGAAAACAGGCTCCTGATGGCGGGCTGCAGGAAGAAATGCTTGTCTATCCTAAAGACGCTGCGCGACCGTCACCTCGAGCTGCCGGGACAGCCACTCAATAACTACCACATGAAGACCTTGCTCCTGTATGAATGCGAGAAACATCCGCGGGAGACCGACTGGGACGAATCGTGCCTCGGCGACCGGCTGAACGGAATTCTCCTGCAGCTTATCTCGTGCTTGCAGTGTCGCAGATGCCCCCATTACTTCTTACCAAACTTGGACCTGTTTCAAGGGAAACCTCATTCGGCTCTGGAAGCTGCAGCAAAACAGACATGGAGACTCGCGAGAGAGATTCTCACCaatgccaaaagtttggacaaatTATAG